The proteins below are encoded in one region of Sideroxydans lithotrophicus ES-1:
- a CDS encoding bifunctional 3-phosphoshikimate 1-carboxyvinyltransferase/cytidylate kinase encodes MSQQEFLELPPLMSARGTVRLPGSKSISNRVLLLAALAQGATTVRDLLHSDDTERMLDALRTLGVEVEQLGDNAYRITGCGGNFPNKNAKLFLGNAGTAFRPLTAALALSGGSYELSGVPRMHERPIGDLVDALRQLGADIRYLGNEGFPPLQISPAKLAGDTVQVRGDVSSQFLTGLLMALPLLNRTVKVEVLGELISQPYIAITLTMMARFLVVVEREDWHSFTVRAGSCYVPPNEIYVEGDASSASYFLAAGAIGKGPVRVEGVGSNSVQGDVHFAHELKKMGAEVEWGDNSLVAKGPASGKLKAVDLDCNHIPDAAMTLAVAALFADGTTTLRNIASWRVKETDRIAAMATELRKVGATVEEGADFIRITPPAQIKHAAIDTYDDHRMAMCFSLAAFGGAGVRINDPKCVAKTFPEYFIEFAKVTQAVPVIAIDGPSASGKGTVAQRVATALGMHYLDSGALYRLLGLAAQKRGIALEAEDKLAELAGRVDIRFKGEDIWLDGVKVGDELRTEEAGSAASKIAALPKVRAALLDKQRAFRQAPGLVADGRDMASVVFPDSVLKIFLTASAEARAERRYKQLKEKGMSANIAALLQDIRARDERDTQRSVAPLQQAQGASLLDTTFLNIEQAVQEVLSRYQAVK; translated from the coding sequence ATGTCACAGCAAGAATTCCTTGAGCTTCCTCCCTTGATGTCGGCGCGCGGTACCGTGCGCCTGCCCGGCTCCAAGAGCATCTCCAATCGCGTGTTGTTGCTGGCGGCGCTGGCACAGGGCGCGACCACGGTGCGCGACCTGCTGCACTCAGACGATACCGAGCGCATGCTGGATGCGTTGCGTACCTTGGGAGTAGAGGTGGAGCAGCTGGGGGATAACGCCTATCGCATCACGGGCTGCGGCGGCAATTTCCCGAACAAGAATGCCAAGCTGTTCCTTGGCAATGCGGGCACGGCATTCCGTCCATTGACCGCTGCACTGGCTTTGTCCGGCGGAAGTTATGAATTATCCGGTGTGCCGCGCATGCACGAGCGTCCCATCGGTGATCTGGTGGATGCGCTGAGGCAACTAGGGGCCGATATCCGCTATCTGGGCAATGAAGGTTTTCCTCCATTGCAGATATCTCCTGCCAAGTTGGCAGGAGATACGGTACAGGTGCGTGGCGACGTTTCCAGCCAGTTCCTCACTGGATTGTTGATGGCGCTGCCGTTGCTGAATCGCACTGTCAAAGTCGAGGTGCTGGGCGAACTGATTTCCCAACCTTATATCGCAATTACTCTCACGATGATGGCGCGCTTTCTCGTAGTCGTAGAGCGAGAAGATTGGCACAGTTTTACCGTAAGGGCAGGTAGTTGCTACGTTCCACCGAATGAAATTTATGTTGAAGGCGATGCCTCGTCAGCCTCATATTTCTTGGCTGCGGGAGCCATTGGCAAAGGTCCGGTACGAGTAGAGGGCGTAGGATCAAACAGTGTTCAGGGCGATGTTCACTTTGCACATGAATTGAAGAAGATGGGAGCCGAAGTTGAGTGGGGTGATAACTCATTAGTGGCCAAAGGTCCGGCCAGCGGAAAACTCAAAGCCGTCGACCTTGACTGTAACCACATCCCCGATGCAGCGATGACACTAGCCGTTGCGGCTCTGTTCGCCGACGGCACAACCACGCTGCGCAATATCGCCAGTTGGCGCGTTAAAGAGACCGACCGCATCGCGGCGATGGCGACCGAACTGCGCAAGGTCGGGGCGACAGTCGAAGAGGGCGCGGATTTCATTCGCATCACGCCGCCTGCACAGATCAAACATGCTGCCATCGACACCTATGACGATCACCGCATGGCGATGTGCTTTTCGCTGGCCGCCTTCGGTGGTGCGGGCGTGCGCATCAACGACCCGAAGTGTGTGGCCAAGACCTTTCCTGAGTATTTCATCGAATTCGCCAAGGTGACACAGGCCGTGCCGGTCATTGCCATCGATGGTCCCTCCGCCTCCGGCAAGGGTACGGTGGCGCAACGCGTGGCGACGGCGCTGGGCATGCATTACCTCGATAGCGGTGCCTTGTATCGTCTGCTGGGGCTGGCGGCGCAAAAACGCGGCATCGCCCTGGAGGCGGAAGACAAGTTGGCGGAACTGGCAGGGCGGGTGGATATCCGCTTCAAGGGTGAGGATATTTGGCTGGATGGAGTCAAGGTGGGCGACGAGTTGCGTACCGAGGAAGCGGGTTCGGCAGCCTCGAAGATTGCGGCTTTACCCAAGGTGCGCGCGGCTTTGCTGGATAAACAAAGGGCTTTCCGCCAAGCCCCGGGGCTGGTGGCGGACGGGCGCGACATGGCATCGGTCGTTTTCCCGGATTCGGTGCTGAAGATATTCCTGACCGCCAGCGCCGAGGCGCGCGCGGAACGCCGATATAAACAGTTGAAAGAAAAAGGGATGAGTGCTAATATCGCCGCCCTTTTGCAAGATATACGGGCGCGCGACGAGCGAGATACTCAACGTAGCGTGGCTCCTTTGCAACAGGCGCAAGGTGCGAGCTTGCTGGATACGACCTTTCTGAACATTGAGCAGGCAGTTCAGGAAGTGCTAAGCCGCTACCAGGCAGTGAAGTAA
- a CDS encoding prephenate dehydrogenase, whose translation MQPAFRKVVIFGVGLIGGSFALALRKAGAVGEVVGFGRSATTLQQAKQFGIIDRMGEDVAHEVADASLVLLATPVAQMADIFMRIAPHLGAHTLVTDGGSTKSDVVVAARTNLKDRIAHFVPAHPIAGAEQSGPAAALEELYQGKKVVLTPLPENSKEAVARVRKAWELCGAMVSELTSQQHDEVFAAVSHLPHLLSFALVHDLAQRDNRDQLLSFAASGFRDFTRIAASSPEMWRDISLANREALLQEVKRYADELYVVYQALQNNDAAKLEEIFSLAREVRSAWTQQ comes from the coding sequence ATGCAACCCGCCTTTCGCAAAGTCGTCATCTTCGGCGTCGGGCTGATCGGCGGGTCGTTTGCATTGGCGTTGCGCAAGGCAGGAGCGGTAGGCGAGGTGGTCGGCTTCGGGCGTAGCGCCACTACGCTGCAACAGGCCAAACAGTTCGGCATAATCGACCGCATGGGTGAAGATGTGGCGCATGAGGTGGCGGACGCCAGTCTGGTGCTGCTGGCTACTCCCGTGGCGCAGATGGCAGACATCTTTATGCGCATTGCGCCGCATCTTGGCGCACATACGCTGGTTACTGATGGCGGCAGCACCAAGAGTGACGTGGTCGTCGCGGCGCGCACCAATCTGAAGGACAGGATCGCTCATTTCGTTCCTGCCCACCCTATTGCAGGGGCAGAGCAGAGCGGACCCGCTGCTGCGCTTGAAGAGCTGTATCAAGGCAAGAAAGTGGTGCTCACTCCGTTGCCGGAAAATTCGAAGGAAGCAGTGGCGCGAGTGCGCAAGGCTTGGGAGTTGTGTGGTGCGATGGTCAGCGAGCTGACTTCTCAACAGCACGACGAGGTGTTCGCCGCTGTGAGCCATCTTCCGCACCTGCTGTCGTTCGCGCTGGTGCATGACCTGGCGCAACGCGACAACCGCGACCAGTTGCTTTCGTTCGCCGCCAGCGGTTTCCGCGATTTCACCCGCATCGCAGCCAGTAGCCCGGAGATGTGGCGCGACATCAGTCTGGCCAATCGCGAGGCCTTGCTGCAGGAAGTAAAACGCTATGCAGACGAGCTTTATGTCGTCTATCAGGCTCTGCAAAACAACGATGCCGCCAAGCTGGAAGAAATATTCAGCCTGGCGCGCGAAGTGCGCAGTGCCTGGACTCAACAATAA
- the aroF gene encoding 3-deoxy-7-phosphoheptulonate synthase, with the protein MIIVMGREVTDEQIGAVVKKLEAAGLKANISRGIERTVIGAIGDERQLSEEMFTPLPGVESAMHIAKQYKIVSRESHKQNTIIDIAGVPLGGNQVQIIGGPCSVETQEQMDLSAKFVKEAGCRLMRGGAFKPRTSPYAFQGHGVEGLDIFRKAADKFKLPIVTELMDARQLDAFIEYDVDVIQIGTRNMQNFDLLKEVGRINKPVILKRGMSATISEWLMAAEYIAAGGNHNIIFCERGIRTFETAYRNVLDVTAIPVLKKETHLPVIVDPSHAGGKAWMVPALSQAAIAAGADGLLIEMHPSPCDAWCDADQALTPDELKKLMGTLGAIAGAIGRTL; encoded by the coding sequence ATGATTATCGTAATGGGCAGGGAAGTCACTGACGAACAGATCGGGGCTGTGGTCAAGAAGCTGGAGGCGGCCGGTCTGAAGGCCAACATCTCGCGCGGTATCGAACGCACCGTGATCGGCGCGATCGGCGACGAGCGCCAATTGAGCGAGGAGATGTTCACGCCTCTGCCTGGCGTGGAATCGGCGATGCATATCGCCAAGCAGTACAAGATCGTCTCGCGCGAGTCGCACAAGCAGAACACCATCATCGACATCGCCGGCGTTCCGCTGGGCGGGAATCAGGTCCAGATCATCGGCGGACCATGCTCGGTGGAGACGCAGGAGCAGATGGATCTGTCGGCGAAATTCGTGAAAGAGGCCGGTTGCCGTCTGATGCGTGGCGGTGCGTTCAAGCCGCGTACCAGTCCATATGCCTTTCAGGGACACGGCGTGGAGGGGCTGGATATATTCCGCAAGGCGGCGGACAAATTCAAGCTGCCCATCGTCACCGAGCTGATGGATGCCCGCCAGCTGGATGCCTTCATCGAGTACGACGTCGACGTGATCCAGATCGGCACGCGCAACATGCAGAACTTCGATCTGCTCAAGGAGGTCGGACGCATCAACAAGCCCGTCATTCTCAAGCGCGGCATGTCGGCTACCATCAGCGAATGGCTGATGGCGGCGGAATACATCGCTGCAGGCGGCAACCACAACATCATCTTCTGCGAGCGTGGCATACGCACATTCGAGACTGCCTACCGTAATGTGCTGGATGTGACGGCCATCCCGGTGCTCAAGAAAGAAACCCATCTGCCGGTGATCGTCGATCCGTCGCACGCAGGCGGCAAGGCATGGATGGTGCCGGCGTTGTCGCAGGCAGCCATCGCCGCAGGCGCAGACGGACTGCTGATCGAGATGCATCCCAGCCCGTGTGACGCATGGTGTGATGCCGACCAGGCACTGACCCCGGACGAATTGAAAAAGCTGATGGGCACGCTGGGTGCGATCGCCGGAGCGATCGGACGGACCCTGTAA
- the hisC gene encoding histidinol-phosphate transaminase, with the protein MNYCDLAPTYIRAIAPYQPGKPISELERELGITGIVKLASNENPLGASPAAVAAMQNAIKTIALYPDGNGFELKDALVKRYGVAHANVTLGNGSNDLLELAARAFLAPGDKVVYSAHAFAVYALATQAVGATGISVPAAKGYGHDLPAMLKAAKGNKVKIVFIANPNNPTGTFLSADELLAFMRGLPAEILVVLDEAYNEYLPEDMRYDSVSWLKEFPNLIISRTFSKAYGLAGLRVGYALAHEQVTDMMNRVRQPFNVNSVAQAAAVAALRDVSFVKRTFELNRRGMQQITEGLTRLGLEYIPSFGNFVAFRIGNATAMYRRLLELGVIVRPIANYDMPDWLRVSIGLESENAKFLAALEKSISQQATGENK; encoded by the coding sequence ATGAATTACTGTGATCTGGCACCAACCTATATTCGCGCCATCGCGCCATATCAGCCCGGGAAGCCTATCTCCGAGCTGGAGCGAGAGCTCGGCATCACCGGCATCGTCAAGCTGGCTTCGAACGAGAATCCGCTGGGTGCAAGTCCGGCTGCGGTCGCCGCGATGCAGAATGCGATCAAGACCATCGCCCTTTACCCCGATGGCAACGGCTTCGAACTGAAGGATGCATTGGTGAAGCGCTACGGTGTGGCGCATGCCAATGTGACTTTGGGCAATGGCTCCAACGATCTGCTTGAGCTCGCTGCACGTGCTTTCCTGGCGCCCGGCGACAAGGTGGTGTACTCGGCACATGCATTCGCCGTCTATGCGCTGGCCACTCAGGCCGTAGGTGCGACGGGCATCAGCGTGCCAGCCGCCAAAGGTTATGGACATGACCTGCCTGCGATGTTGAAGGCAGCCAAAGGCAACAAGGTCAAGATCGTTTTCATCGCCAACCCGAACAATCCGACGGGTACGTTCCTGAGTGCAGACGAGCTATTGGCGTTCATGCGCGGACTGCCGGCAGAGATATTGGTGGTATTGGACGAGGCCTATAACGAATACCTGCCGGAAGACATGCGCTATGACAGCGTAAGCTGGCTGAAGGAATTCCCCAATCTCATCATCTCGCGTACCTTCTCAAAAGCTTACGGTCTGGCCGGTTTGCGCGTCGGCTACGCTTTGGCACATGAGCAGGTGACGGACATGATGAATCGCGTGCGCCAGCCGTTCAATGTGAACAGCGTGGCGCAGGCGGCAGCGGTGGCGGCCCTGCGCGATGTGTCCTTCGTCAAACGGACCTTCGAACTGAACCGGCGCGGCATGCAGCAGATCACCGAAGGCTTGACCCGGTTGGGTTTGGAATACATTCCGTCGTTCGGCAACTTCGTGGCGTTCCGCATCGGCAATGCCACGGCGATGTACCGACGCTTGCTCGAACTGGGTGTGATCGTGCGCCCGATAGCAAACTACGATATGCCGGACTGGTTGCGCGTCAGCATCGGTCTGGAAAGCGAGAACGCAAAATTTTTGGCTGCACTGGAAAAAAGCATCAGTCAGCAAGCTACTGGAGAAAACAAATGA
- the pheA gene encoding prephenate dehydratase encodes MSDELKKYREQIDRIDDELLKLINQRAGLAQQIGHVKGNGAVLRPEREAQVLQRMARANAGPLSNQGVTTLFTEIMSQCRALEAPLRVAYLGPHGTFSEAAVFQRFGQATEGVPVDSIDGVFDAVEGGMANYGLVPVENSTEGAIGRTLDLLLNSNLNICGEVLLQVHQCVLSNENDLSLIRKVYSHPQSFGQCQGWLNAHLPHSERITASSNADAARLAAEESFAAAVAGEQAGEHFKLKVLARNIEDDARNTTRFLVIGKQDVAPSGKDKTSLAMSAANRPGAMHDLLTPFAQNGVSMTKMESRPSRTGLWEYVFYVDIEGHQSDAKVAASLAQLKQIASFVKVLGSYPVAV; translated from the coding sequence ATGAGCGATGAATTGAAAAAATACCGCGAGCAGATCGACCGTATCGACGACGAGTTGCTCAAGCTGATCAATCAGCGCGCCGGATTGGCGCAGCAGATCGGACACGTCAAAGGCAACGGTGCGGTGCTGCGTCCCGAGCGCGAGGCGCAGGTGCTCCAACGCATGGCACGGGCGAATGCCGGTCCGTTGTCCAACCAGGGGGTGACGACATTGTTCACCGAGATCATGTCGCAATGCCGCGCGCTGGAAGCGCCGCTGCGCGTGGCCTATCTGGGGCCGCACGGTACTTTCAGCGAGGCGGCTGTATTCCAGCGTTTCGGCCAGGCGACCGAGGGTGTTCCGGTCGACTCCATCGACGGCGTATTCGATGCTGTTGAAGGCGGCATGGCAAACTATGGCTTGGTGCCGGTGGAGAATTCCACCGAAGGCGCGATCGGACGCACGCTCGACCTGCTGTTGAACAGCAATCTCAATATCTGCGGCGAGGTGTTGCTGCAAGTGCACCAATGCGTACTGTCGAACGAGAACGACCTGTCGCTTATCCGCAAGGTCTATTCGCATCCGCAATCGTTCGGCCAATGCCAGGGGTGGCTGAATGCGCATCTGCCGCACTCCGAGCGCATCACTGCATCCAGCAATGCCGATGCAGCGCGATTGGCCGCGGAAGAATCTTTCGCTGCCGCGGTTGCCGGCGAGCAGGCTGGCGAGCATTTCAAGCTGAAGGTGCTGGCCCGGAACATCGAGGACGATGCGCGCAATACCACGCGTTTCCTTGTCATCGGCAAGCAGGATGTGGCTCCATCCGGCAAGGACAAGACTTCGCTGGCGATGTCTGCCGCGAACCGTCCCGGTGCGATGCATGATCTGCTGACTCCGTTTGCGCAAAACGGAGTTTCGATGACCAAGATGGAATCCCGTCCTTCGCGCACCGGACTGTGGGAATACGTGTTCTATGTGGACATCGAAGGTCACCAGTCCGATGCCAAGGTTGCGGCTTCGCTGGCGCAACTCAAGCAGATCGCTTCCTTCGTCAAGGTGCTGGGTTCGTACCCGGTCGCTGTCTAA
- a CDS encoding phosphoglycerate dehydrogenase, with protein MAKTFRVLTLNKISQAGLKRLPAERYQVGDKIAQPDAILVRSHNMLEMDIPSSVVAIARAGAGTNNVPVQKMSARGVPVFNAPGANANAVKELVITGMLLASRNIVPALRFTAGLMGDDATMRKQVEDGKKEYAGTELLGRTLGIVGLGAIGRLVADAAIGLGMRVVGYDPEITVDAAWSLPSQVKKAHSIEELLRHSDFVTLHVPLLDATRNLIDDKRVAAMKQGAVLLNFSREGIVSEDAVIAGLTEKHLRCYVCDFPSSKSLSNDRIIALPHLGASTEEAEENCAVMVTEQLREYLEHGNITNTVNFPNVSMSRESAFRVAIANSNVPNMLGQISTALAKASINIHNMTNKSRGEMAYTLVDTDTALPETLIAQVAAIPGVLMVRALPLEADE; from the coding sequence ATGGCTAAGACTTTCCGTGTCCTCACGCTGAACAAGATCTCGCAGGCGGGGCTGAAGCGCCTCCCTGCGGAACGTTATCAGGTGGGAGACAAGATCGCGCAGCCGGATGCGATCCTCGTGCGCTCGCACAACATGCTGGAGATGGATATCCCTTCCAGTGTGGTGGCGATCGCACGCGCCGGGGCCGGGACGAACAACGTACCGGTGCAAAAGATGAGTGCACGTGGCGTGCCGGTGTTCAATGCGCCGGGTGCGAACGCCAATGCAGTGAAGGAACTGGTCATCACCGGGATGCTGCTGGCCTCGCGCAATATTGTGCCGGCGTTGAGGTTTACTGCGGGACTGATGGGTGACGATGCGACCATGCGCAAGCAGGTCGAGGACGGGAAGAAAGAATACGCCGGAACCGAGTTGCTGGGACGCACACTGGGCATCGTCGGTTTGGGGGCGATCGGCCGACTGGTGGCGGATGCGGCAATCGGTCTCGGCATGAGGGTGGTCGGTTACGATCCGGAGATCACGGTGGATGCGGCGTGGAGCCTGCCCTCGCAAGTGAAGAAGGCGCATAGTATCGAGGAGTTGCTCAGGCACAGCGACTTCGTCACGCTGCATGTGCCGTTGCTGGATGCGACGCGCAACCTGATCGACGACAAGCGCGTGGCCGCGATGAAACAGGGGGCGGTGCTGCTGAACTTTTCGCGCGAGGGCATTGTCAGCGAGGACGCAGTCATCGCTGGCCTGACAGAAAAACATTTGCGTTGCTATGTGTGCGATTTTCCCAGCAGCAAGTCGCTGTCCAACGACAGGATCATCGCATTGCCGCATCTGGGGGCTTCCACCGAAGAAGCGGAAGAGAATTGTGCGGTGATGGTGACAGAGCAACTGCGCGAATATCTGGAACATGGCAATATCACCAACACGGTGAATTTCCCCAATGTCTCCATGTCGCGCGAATCGGCGTTCCGCGTGGCCATAGCCAACAGTAATGTGCCGAACATGCTGGGGCAGATTTCCACTGCACTGGCGAAAGCGAGCATCAATATCCATAACATGACGAACAAGTCGCGCGGCGAGATGGCCTACACCCTGGTGGATACCGATACCGCGCTGCCTGAAACCCTGATCGCGCAGGTCGCCGCCATTCCCGGTGTGCTGATGGTGCGTGCGTTGCCGCTGGAGGCGGATGAATGA
- the serC gene encoding 3-phosphoserine/phosphohydroxythreonine transaminase: MAIYNFSAGPAVLPREVLQQAQAELIDWHGSGMSVMEMSHRGKEYMGIHAQAEADLRELMAIPANYKVLFLQGGAHLQFSMIPFNLLRGKSSADYANTGEWSKKAIGEAKKFCNVNVAASNTDRNCTYVPAFDTWKLDKDAAYVHYTPNETIGGVEFNWIPNTGDVPLVADMSSNILSRPVDVWKFGLIYAGAQKNIGPAGLTLVIVREDLVGHADPRLPTMLDYKTHADNESMYNTPPTFAIYMAGLVFQWLKKNGGIGAMERANIAKADLLYAAIDASNGFYNCPVNKADRSRMNVPFTLKDANLDGDFLKQADARGLLQLKGHRSVGGMRASIYNAMPLEGVQALVGFMNEFASKHG, translated from the coding sequence ATGGCGATCTATAACTTCAGCGCGGGACCGGCGGTGTTGCCGAGGGAAGTGTTGCAGCAGGCACAGGCGGAACTCATCGACTGGCACGGCAGCGGCATGTCGGTGATGGAAATGTCGCATCGCGGCAAGGAGTACATGGGCATCCATGCCCAGGCAGAGGCAGACCTGCGTGAGCTGATGGCCATTCCCGCCAACTACAAGGTGCTGTTCCTGCAAGGCGGGGCGCATCTGCAATTCTCGATGATCCCGTTCAACCTGTTGCGCGGCAAATCTTCCGCCGATTATGCGAACACCGGCGAATGGTCGAAGAAGGCCATCGGCGAGGCGAAGAAGTTCTGTAATGTGAACGTGGCAGCGAGCAACACCGACAGGAACTGCACCTATGTGCCGGCCTTCGATACCTGGAAGCTGGATAAGGACGCGGCTTATGTGCACTACACGCCGAACGAGACCATCGGCGGAGTCGAGTTCAACTGGATTCCAAATACGGGCGATGTGCCGCTGGTGGCGGACATGTCTTCCAATATCCTGTCGCGTCCGGTAGACGTATGGAAGTTCGGGCTGATCTATGCCGGCGCACAGAAAAACATCGGGCCGGCTGGTTTGACGCTGGTGATCGTGCGCGAAGACCTGGTCGGGCATGCCGATCCGCGCCTGCCGACCATGCTGGACTACAAGACGCATGCCGATAACGAATCCATGTACAACACGCCGCCCACCTTTGCCATCTACATGGCAGGGCTGGTGTTCCAGTGGCTGAAGAAGAACGGCGGCATCGGTGCGATGGAACGCGCCAATATCGCCAAAGCCGATCTGTTGTATGCTGCCATCGACGCGAGCAACGGCTTCTACAACTGCCCGGTGAACAAGGCAGACCGCTCGCGCATGAACGTGCCGTTCACCTTGAAAGACGCCAATCTGGATGGCGACTTCCTGAAACAGGCGGATGCGCGCGGCTTGCTGCAGCTGAAAGGGCACCGCTCGGTCGGGGGCATGCGCGCCTCGATCTATAACGCCATGCCGCTGGAGGGTGTGCAGGCTCTGGTGGGCTTCATGAACGAGTTCGCCAGCAAGCATGGCTAA
- the gyrA gene encoding DNA gyrase subunit A produces the protein MEQQFAKETLPVSLEEEMRKSYLDYAMSVIVGRALPDVRDGLKPVHRRVLFAMHELSNDWNRAYKKSARIVGDVIGKYHPHGDTAVYDTIVRMAQDFSLRYTLVDGQGNFGSVDGDNAAAMRYTEIRMAKIAHELLADLDKETVDFGPNYDGSEHEPLVFPARFPNLLVNGSSGIAVGMATNIPPHNMTEVVDACLALLKNPDMDIEQLIELVPAPDFPTAGFIYGLAGVKEGYRTGRGRVVMRARTHFEDIGKGDRQAIIIDELPYQVNKANLLMKIGEMVREKRIEGVSEIRDESDKSGMRAVIELKRGENADVILNQLYKDTQMQDSFGINMVAIVDGQPKLCNLKDVIEAFLRHRREVVTRRTIFELRKARERGHILEGLAVALSNVDEIIALIKAAPTPPDAKRELMARGWRSSLVEDMLSRVDEASRPEGLAPEFGLVKGTGYFLSDAQAQAILELRLQRLTGLEQDKIVGEYREVMDKITDLLDILAKPARVTQIIGDELITIRSQFGDKRRSEIVTHTQDMSMEDLIAPEDVVVTMSHGGYMKAQKLDEYRAQKRGGRGKQATATKEDDFIDNLFIANTHDYILCFSNRGRVYWLKVYDVPQGTRISRGKPIVNLLPLEAGEKINAILPVKQFAEDQFIFFATSEGTVKKTPLSDFANPRKAGIIAISLDEGDFLIGVAITDGKHDVMLFSDEGRAVRFDEDDVRGMGRTARGVRGMNLAKGGKVIALLVAENEEQSVLTATENGYGKRTPISEYTRHGRGTQGMIAIQTSERNGKVVAATLVKPEDEIMLIGTSGVLIRTRVNEIREMGRATQGVTLMNVGEGEKLAGLSRIAETEEESE, from the coding sequence ATGGAACAACAATTCGCCAAAGAAACCCTCCCCGTCAGCCTTGAAGAAGAGATGCGCAAGTCCTACCTGGACTATGCGATGAGCGTGATCGTAGGACGTGCTTTACCGGATGTGCGCGATGGCCTGAAGCCGGTACACCGGCGCGTATTGTTTGCGATGCACGAGCTCTCCAACGACTGGAACCGCGCCTACAAGAAATCGGCGCGTATCGTCGGTGATGTGATCGGTAAGTACCACCCCCACGGCGATACCGCGGTGTACGACACCATCGTGCGCATGGCGCAGGATTTCTCGTTGCGCTACACGCTGGTGGACGGCCAGGGCAACTTCGGCTCGGTGGACGGCGACAATGCGGCGGCGATGCGTTATACCGAGATCCGCATGGCCAAGATCGCGCACGAGCTGCTGGCCGACCTGGACAAGGAAACGGTGGATTTCGGGCCGAACTACGACGGTTCCGAGCACGAGCCGCTGGTGTTCCCGGCGCGTTTTCCCAATCTGCTGGTGAACGGTTCCTCCGGTATCGCCGTGGGTATGGCGACCAACATCCCGCCGCACAACATGACCGAGGTGGTGGATGCCTGTCTGGCGCTGCTGAAGAATCCGGACATGGATATCGAACAGCTGATCGAGCTGGTGCCCGCACCGGACTTTCCGACTGCTGGCTTCATTTACGGCCTGGCCGGGGTGAAGGAAGGTTACCGCACCGGCCGCGGCCGCGTGGTGATGCGTGCCCGCACCCACTTCGAGGACATCGGCAAGGGTGATCGCCAGGCCATCATCATCGACGAACTGCCGTATCAGGTGAACAAGGCCAACCTGCTGATGAAGATCGGCGAGATGGTGCGCGAGAAGCGCATCGAAGGCGTCTCCGAGATCCGTGACGAGTCGGACAAGTCCGGCATGCGTGCGGTGATCGAGCTGAAGCGCGGCGAGAACGCCGACGTGATCCTGAATCAGCTGTACAAAGATACCCAGATGCAGGACAGCTTCGGCATCAACATGGTCGCGATCGTCGACGGCCAGCCCAAGCTGTGCAACCTGAAGGATGTCATCGAGGCATTCCTGCGCCACCGCCGCGAAGTCGTCACTCGCCGCACCATATTCGAACTGCGCAAGGCGCGCGAACGCGGCCACATCCTGGAAGGTCTGGCCGTGGCGCTGTCCAACGTGGACGAGATCATTGCGCTGATCAAGGCGGCGCCGACGCCGCCGGATGCCAAGCGTGAACTGATGGCGCGCGGCTGGCGCTCATCTCTGGTGGAAGACATGCTGTCCCGCGTCGACGAGGCGTCGCGTCCGGAAGGGCTGGCCCCCGAGTTCGGTCTGGTGAAAGGAACCGGTTATTTCCTTTCCGATGCGCAGGCGCAAGCTATCCTCGAACTGCGTTTGCAGCGCCTGACCGGGCTGGAGCAGGACAAGATCGTCGGCGAATACCGCGAAGTGATGGACAAGATCACCGACCTGCTGGACATCCTGGCCAAACCGGCGCGCGTGACCCAGATCATCGGCGACGAGCTGATCACCATCCGCTCGCAGTTCGGCGACAAGCGCCGCAGCGAGATCGTCACGCATACGCAAGACATGAGCATGGAAGACCTGATCGCGCCGGAAGACGTGGTGGTCACCATGTCCCATGGCGGTTACATGAAGGCGCAGAAGCTGGACGAGTACCGCGCGCAGAAGCGCGGCGGGCGCGGCAAGCAGGCCACCGCGACCAAGGAAGACGATTTCATCGACAACCTGTTCATCGCCAACACGCACGACTACATCCTGTGTTTCTCCAATCGCGGTCGTGTGTACTGGCTCAAGGTCTATGACGTGCCGCAAGGCACCCGCATCTCGCGCGGCAAGCCTATCGTGAACCTGTTGCCGCTGGAGGCGGGGGAGAAGATCAACGCCATCCTGCCGGTGAAGCAGTTCGCCGAGGATCAGTTCATCTTCTTTGCGACCAGCGAGGGTACGGTGAAGAAGACACCGCTGTCCGACTTCGCCAATCCGCGCAAGGCCGGCATCATCGCCATCAGCCTGGACGAGGGCGACTTCCTCATCGGCGTGGCGATCACCGACGGCAAGCACGACGTGATGCTGTTCTCGGATGAAGGCAGGGCAGTGCGTTTCGACGAGGACGATGTGCGCGGCATGGGCCGTACGGCACGGGGTGTGCGCGGCATGAATCTGGCCAAGGGCGGCAAGGTCATCGCCTTGCTGGTGGCCGAGAATGAAGAGCAGTCGGTGCTGACGGCGACCGAGAACGGTTACGGTAAACGCACGCCGATCTCGGAATACACCCGCCATGGCCGCGGCACGCAGGGCATGATCGCGATCCAGACTTCCGAGCGCAACGGCAAGGTGGTTGCTGCGACGCTGGTCAAGCCTGAAGACGAGATCATGCTGATCGGCACCAGCGGCGTGCTGATCCGTACCCGCGTCAACGAGATCCGCGAGATGGGCCGAGCGACCCAGGGGGTGACCTTGATGAATGTGGGTGAAGGCGAAAAATTGGCCGGATTGAGCCGCATTGCCGAGACGGAAGAAGAATCTGAGTAA